GTAGATCGCTGCAGCCAAATCGCTGATGGACGCAAAATGCCGGGCAAACCAGGCCTCCGTGGTCGATAACCCTTTAGGCATCCAGCTTGCCGCGTAATAAAGCCCAAGGGTCCTGAACTCGTCGATCAATACCGGAGCGCCAAAGTCGCTTGCCTGGTTCAGCGCCCCCAGGCCCCTGGGCGTAACCGTTTCGGTCGCCACGTACTCCTCGCGCGCCTTGTGCTTGAGGATGAATCCCCAACCCGCCGCGGCTGCGCGGTAGTCATGCCGGGCACGATGGCGGGCGTTCAACACGGCGTCTTCGGCACTGGTAAAAATCGCCCCCAGCACGGGAGCGGCAATGTCTGTGCGGGCGGCCTCGTTATTTGACTGATCACCCAGCACCGTTCCCCGCGGCCCCCACACGTCGCTGCCGACCACCACGCGTAATCTGCCGGTGCCGGCCAGTTCGTCGACCACTGCACTGGGCTCAAGTGTGCCGGCTGCCAGCTCCTGGTCTATCAGCGTTTTGCCATCGGCGAGTACGGCCGCCCGCTGTTGCAGGCGGTTGCGAGCCGCCACTTTCGATACATCGGGGCTGTAAACCAACAGGGCGTCGGCTGAACCGGACAGGTAGAAATCAACAACATGCGCACGCTTGTCGAGCACCGAGCGAATGTCTTCGGTGGTGAACATTTGTGCGTGGATCAGTTGCTCTTGCAAGTCAGTACGCACAATGGCTCCGGCATCCGCTTGCCAACGCGAGGCGTACAGCCCATGAAAAGAGTGACCCTCGACCAACACGATCGGTGCCCCGGTAGCGTCGAGGGGGCAGAGCCTGTCCAGTGCAAACCGTTTTGCGGCAAACACCGGCTCGGTGGCGACGAAACGTTGGTTTCGATCCTGCAAAACCATCCCGACGAAGCCCTGTTCACGCCGGCTGCCAATATATTCATGAGCAAAACGGGCGGCATCGTCCGCCCTGAGGAAAGCGGGACTCAAGCGCCTCGACCGGGCATAGGGTTGCCAGTCAGGCCCCACGATCCCGACAACATCCCAAAGCGCGCTGTCCTTCAGCACCGTCAGCTCGCCAGCCGCTGCCACCTGTCCGATGTACTCCGCAGGCTTGAGCGTACCGGTCTTCAGTCGCACGTTGAGATCCGCGCTGTCCTCCAACGGTACTTCACGCAGGTGCGCCGAAGGTCGGTATTGCAACACGGCGCCGTCCCGGGTCCGTGCGTACACCTTGAGGTAGTCCGGGTACTCCTGCCGGTGGACATCTTCCAGCGAAAACCTGATGCCCGTAGCCAACTCCTGCGGTGAAAAAAAGCGCTCATAAAGCCAGGGCTCGCCGGCGCTCTGAGACGCATCACCCTGCGGCATGAAGTAGACGCCGTTCAGGTCGAAATCGAGCAGGCGCTCCAGCGTGCGATCGGCATTCATCGGGAAGGACTTGAACAGTTCGGCTGCCGGCTCGCTGGAAAGCACCGGATAGGTCGCCATGCACTGCGCGCTGCCGGCAGAGGTCACGACAAACCCCAGATAAACGCTGCCGGTGGATGCGGTTACCGTGGCGGCGGCCGCTTCGATGGCCTTGTCCACCTGGTCGAACACCGCACAAAAAAACGGCTGTACCGACGTCGAACTTCTCACCGCAGCCGTACCGAGCGTCCAGTTCGTCGGCACGTTTCCTCGCACGCCTCCCCACGGTGCATTGGCTACCAGTACGCTCAGGGTGCCGGTCTGGGCGACTTTCTGAATCAGTTGCTCAACGTCGGAGAACGGCCCGAAAGCCTTGACGCCCAGCTCAATGAGTTCTTCCTCTTCTGCCGGCTGAGTGGACTCGTACTTGATCAACGAGCCATCCGGCCCCGACAAATAATGACGCTGGCCATAGGCGCCCGGGTCCTGCATGTGACTCAGGAGATGTGCTCTGGAAAAAAATCCGAGGCTCAACGTGATCTCCTCAGTCGTCCAGCGCGGATGAATACGCTGGACGTCAGCGTGACTGGCCGCGTGGGACAAGTAATACGCCGCGCCCCTGTAGCCGGGTGGGGCAAACAGCTCTTGGGGGTTTTCAGAAGATGACAGAAAGTCGAAATCGAAATGCCTCATCCTTCCCGCCACCGGCAATGTGGGCTGAAATTTTCCGTCGCCACGCTGCAAGATCACACCGCCGTAAGTCTTGTCATGGCGCGCGCCGATCTGCCGGTGAGCCCAGTAGGCCGCGTCATCCGCGCTGATGAAGGTCGGCCCCAGGGCAGGAAAGGTTGCCCCGCGTCGGGGTGCTGAAGGTGTACTGATAGAGATGCCGTTCATGCGCTGCTCACTCAACTGAGAAGCCACGATGATCAAGATCCCCGAGCGCGGCAGGTGGTACATATATATCGCTACCGTTTTTTTGCTTTGCCGCACCCGGCACCAATGCTGCGCACGGCGGTGCACCCGCGCCTTCATCAAGCCCCAGTCTGGTGCGTCATCACGTTCACCGAGGGCTCTATTTCAATATTTCCCTGCCTTTTCCGAACAGGCACAGCCCTTGCTAAAGACCCTTCAGTAGTCCGCATCTGCCAACCCAGAAAAAATTCTAATGTTCATGGAGATCGCACAATGAAGCGTCGTAGCTTGATCAAGGCTTTCACACT
This region of Pseudomonas mandelii genomic DNA includes:
- a CDS encoding DUF4329 domain-containing protein; the protein is MNGISISTPSAPRRGATFPALGPTFISADDAAYWAHRQIGARHDKTYGGVILQRGDGKFQPTLPVAGRMRHFDFDFLSSSENPQELFAPPGYRGAAYYLSHAASHADVQRIHPRWTTEEITLSLGFFSRAHLLSHMQDPGAYGQRHYLSGPDGSLIKYESTQPAEEEELIELGVKAFGPFSDVEQLIQKVAQTGTLSVLVANAPWGGVRGNVPTNWTLGTAAVRSSTSVQPFFCAVFDQVDKAIEAAAATVTASTGSVYLGFVVTSAGSAQCMATYPVLSSEPAAELFKSFPMNADRTLERLLDFDLNGVYFMPQGDASQSAGEPWLYERFFSPQELATGIRFSLEDVHRQEYPDYLKVYARTRDGAVLQYRPSAHLREVPLEDSADLNVRLKTGTLKPAEYIGQVAAAGELTVLKDSALWDVVGIVGPDWQPYARSRRLSPAFLRADDAARFAHEYIGSRREQGFVGMVLQDRNQRFVATEPVFAAKRFALDRLCPLDATGAPIVLVEGHSFHGLYASRWQADAGAIVRTDLQEQLIHAQMFTTEDIRSVLDKRAHVVDFYLSGSADALLVYSPDVSKVAARNRLQQRAAVLADGKTLIDQELAAGTLEPSAVVDELAGTGRLRVVVGSDVWGPRGTVLGDQSNNEAARTDIAAPVLGAIFTSAEDAVLNARHRARHDYRAAAAGWGFILKHKAREEYVATETVTPRGLGALNQASDFGAPVLIDEFRTLGLYYAASWMPKGLSTTEAWFARHFASISDLAAAIYDDKGTQRLTHFQDLNIFIATLDGALLRYQYSASSTQLDNQGVQQLTSALGKDTRPYANVIQMLAKAGELKVLRTSELWDEPGSVGPDWTPFVQIQRRALSPVFVSQDDAAGYALAQLGSRRERVYGGLVLRRADGLFVATLPVAVEVENFPANWIRLDELIEQGLFLTESTVVARYHSRIPVEPIFALSDRERDVYQAMFSTDFLADILTGSGGSPSLSPGKEYLLGLDGSLISYTLSASASEKQLARALAPPSQLQRRHTPIELQMRNGTLTPSEYVNQVARAGRLQVIRGSRLWGEARQLSHWSAYPGIISSDVHRFAITEPALSPVFTQVDDAMRHVHRTVGARASLMFGFVLKGLNGERYVTTLPIDGRQGHLTVERVFPQGLLPLGYRVEGIYLCPSTSPGRLPHDVTQSFISPRDLSYGLGAVGVRTAEGSTYLNVYISCADGALLRYAPRAKAPEWTLFHATVAYEKILQSGRESLIDYLRKVIANGELQVVVRSAFWSPLRVDARGVKTGIELIKWEQDNRFALGPVFAHADDAARLAQRLIGEYVGQPYLGGVLIHQASSSFVAVEPHEDGVNSGAASTLFYSGPGGPIAPVTVPGAQPLPLPVFPQDYKWAAVHQFYKRFNLFVKAPTASDRLLMDNLALADLWFCRDVVKKSGVSGGCCYFTGRGGALFKFTPSFSPQETALFNEEAKDGVAAYLAALASVGLLEVLDTDGYWQRRGRLNATWQPPVQPATKSDRDEL